One window from the genome of Haloprofundus halobius encodes:
- a CDS encoding transposase, with amino-acid sequence MTRRGGVQDEIAADIASEGFVDITEPRPWDYEYIAQKVADRVFPMHPKEDGYEGRGQEDVMAMARVHVYRHLVEDLESFPDAERHLKKYDGVVSRLGLEKPRSRETIRRSWNEQFDGAHDYIRKQAYDLRDAIGWGMDGVLMAMGVHDQSLSYPEFSPEGIRQSAKEDAYERIRPILTDVVDFERAENVSVPSEDLTDYAAWLARRREMTPESMNAYVADEELDEAPFDPETYRRALRNKEREKTKLRDGRTIWMPPLNPSVNLNDEYGGTDDWHSTTEEGIGRFVQELKDEDIIDGEVPVCIDGSVRDYHKHPDGADDRPEGVYRESYLPTNYGWKDLTATAIIDGRAVVLANVSMVPGDKMPKAVRYLIDRSLDLVDVEAFYADSEFASVANCRHINQNGEDYVFKMRHTTGVKDELEGFTGKAAYTEYTLQEGKSTREHKTTLFAVEKRGKIDVKRGETRHDEHSQAGFEDFGFNEPEGQLTFADLAPDDDVEYVAFLTNKEINSAGIDPAMKPVAHDNKRTVWGQAERYRRRWSIETAFRQIKYQFIPQTKSRDLGTRRFVWMMGILLLNAWAALNIFVRRWASQTFDEDDTDPPVPGKEMLDELAKTEHG; translated from the coding sequence GTGACAAGACGCGGGGGAGTACAGGACGAGATCGCCGCCGACATCGCTTCTGAAGGCTTCGTCGATATTACAGAGCCACGGCCTTGGGACTACGAATACATCGCTCAGAAGGTCGCAGACCGCGTCTTCCCGATGCATCCGAAGGAAGACGGCTACGAGGGGCGCGGGCAGGAGGACGTCATGGCGATGGCCCGCGTCCACGTCTACCGCCACCTCGTCGAAGACCTGGAGTCGTTCCCCGACGCCGAGCGCCACCTCAAGAAGTACGACGGTGTGGTTTCTCGTCTCGGCCTGGAGAAACCACGGAGTCGTGAGACCATCCGCCGCAGCTGGAACGAACAGTTCGACGGCGCTCACGACTACATCCGGAAACAGGCGTACGATCTCCGGGACGCCATCGGGTGGGGGATGGACGGCGTCCTCATGGCGATGGGCGTTCACGATCAGTCACTCTCGTACCCTGAGTTCAGCCCCGAAGGTATCCGCCAGTCCGCGAAAGAAGACGCCTACGAGCGCATCCGCCCGATCCTCACCGACGTTGTTGACTTCGAGCGAGCGGAGAACGTCTCGGTTCCGTCCGAAGACCTCACCGACTACGCCGCGTGGCTGGCGCGTCGTCGGGAGATGACGCCGGAATCGATGAACGCCTACGTCGCCGACGAAGAACTCGATGAAGCGCCCTTCGACCCGGAGACGTATCGCAGAGCGCTTCGCAACAAGGAACGCGAAAAGACCAAGCTACGCGACGGTCGGACAATCTGGATGCCGCCGCTGAACCCGAGCGTCAACCTCAACGACGAGTACGGCGGTACCGACGACTGGCACTCCACGACCGAGGAAGGCATCGGTCGCTTCGTCCAGGAACTGAAGGACGAAGACATAATCGACGGCGAGGTACCGGTCTGTATCGACGGGTCGGTTCGAGACTACCACAAGCACCCGGACGGTGCCGACGACCGGCCCGAGGGAGTCTACCGTGAGTCGTACCTTCCCACAAACTACGGCTGGAAAGACCTTACCGCGACCGCCATCATCGACGGACGGGCGGTCGTTCTCGCCAACGTCTCGATGGTTCCAGGCGACAAGATGCCGAAGGCCGTCCGGTACCTCATCGACCGGTCGCTCGACCTCGTGGACGTCGAAGCGTTCTACGCTGACTCGGAGTTCGCCAGCGTGGCGAACTGCCGGCACATCAACCAGAACGGCGAGGACTACGTCTTCAAGATGCGCCACACCACCGGGGTGAAGGACGAACTGGAGGGGTTCACCGGAAAGGCGGCGTACACCGAGTACACGCTCCAAGAAGGGAAGTCAACCCGCGAGCACAAGACCACGCTGTTCGCCGTGGAGAAGCGCGGGAAGATCGACGTGAAGCGGGGCGAGACTCGGCACGATGAGCACTCGCAGGCCGGGTTCGAGGACTTCGGATTCAACGAACCCGAGGGCCAGCTCACGTTCGCCGATCTCGCTCCCGACGATGACGTGGAGTACGTCGCGTTCCTGACGAACAAGGAGATCAACAGCGCGGGGATCGACCCGGCGATGAAACCCGTCGCACACGACAACAAGCGGACGGTGTGGGGACAGGCCGAACGCTACCGTCGTCGCTGGAGTATCGAGACGGCCTTTCGGCAGATCAAGTACCAGTTTATCCCGCAGACGAAGTCCCGCGATCTTGGCACTCGCCGGTTCGTCTGGATGATGGGAATTCTCCTGCTGAATGCGTGGGCGGCGCTGAACATCTTCGTCCGGCGGTGGGCGTCGCAGACGTTCGACGAGGACGACACCGACCCGCCCGTCCCCGGCAAGGAGATGCTGGACGAGCTGGCGAAGACCGAGCACGGCTAA
- a CDS encoding recombinase family protein gives MTDHAVAYLRLSQDGKSLERQQRDVEDYADEHGLGLVRTYNEGKRSSGFDDDRPEYQALLEYVDRDHVDAVIVPNLSRLSRDRKERLRLLLDLDAAGVDLHSYELGRAVDLDDDWELVQQSIQATADDVQKRKEIERSKRATAERIANGFDHGRPPRGLQFDGAGEYWVPDDEFETIVEAIQMKESGASFRVVADETGLPLTTVYDAVKRKNTYLRHVDD, from the coding sequence ATGACTGACCACGCAGTCGCTTACCTCCGACTCTCCCAAGACGGGAAGTCACTCGAACGTCAGCAGCGCGATGTCGAGGACTACGCCGACGAGCACGGCCTCGGCCTCGTGAGAACCTATAACGAGGGGAAGCGTTCCTCCGGGTTCGACGATGATCGCCCCGAGTACCAAGCGCTCCTTGAGTACGTTGACCGCGACCACGTCGACGCGGTCATCGTCCCGAACCTCTCCCGGCTCTCGCGCGACCGGAAGGAACGCCTTCGGCTCCTCCTCGATCTCGACGCCGCCGGAGTCGACCTTCACTCGTACGAACTCGGCCGCGCCGTCGACCTCGACGACGACTGGGAACTCGTTCAGCAGTCGATTCAGGCAACCGCCGACGACGTCCAGAAGCGGAAGGAAATCGAGCGCTCGAAGCGCGCCACCGCCGAGCGCATCGCGAACGGCTTCGACCACGGTCGTCCTCCGCGCGGACTCCAGTTCGACGGCGCCGGTGAGTACTGGGTTCCCGACGACGAGTTCGAAACCATCGTCGAGGCTATCCAGATGAAGGAGTCGGGCGCGTCGTTCCGGGTCGTCGCCGACGAGACTGGTCTTCCGCTCACGACGGTTTACGATGCTGTCAAACGGAAAAACACCTACCTGAGACACGTCGACGATTAG
- a CDS encoding Cdc6/Cdc18 family protein — translation MITDARALRPEFIPQELCHREGQIAHLSSALRPITNGDPGEHTFIFGPSGTGKTTTAKFVLRQLEREALDIRWGYINCMSNSSKSAVLHGLARHAGRAADLRIEGTPASTFVDRIRELDGQFVAVLDEVDVLEDPTTIPALYDLSNVTLILITVHEDDLFADLDDDTGLNGRVGSRLRSAEKVCLDKYSQDQMCDILQGRIDAGFRDGAVNDETVSYIADVAAGDARLGIALLRRSARWAVEMQHRQITPDIVDEVDDDAREEIHSRHVDALSTHQRMLYEIIKERGEIEAGELRAEYERRAGSSAKSARMRRKYLHGLQRYKLIRSHGSGRWKRYEIRQY, via the coding sequence ATGATTACTGACGCGAGGGCACTTCGACCAGAGTTCATCCCTCAGGAACTCTGTCATCGCGAGGGTCAAATCGCCCATCTCTCCTCGGCGCTGCGGCCGATCACCAACGGCGACCCCGGAGAACACACGTTCATCTTCGGACCCAGCGGCACCGGCAAGACGACGACTGCAAAGTTCGTCCTTCGACAGCTCGAACGCGAAGCTCTCGACATCCGCTGGGGCTACATCAACTGCATGTCGAACAGTTCGAAGTCCGCGGTCCTGCACGGTCTCGCAAGACACGCCGGTCGCGCTGCGGACCTCCGCATCGAAGGCACTCCCGCATCGACGTTCGTCGACCGGATCCGCGAACTCGACGGGCAGTTCGTCGCCGTCCTCGACGAGGTCGATGTTCTCGAAGATCCAACGACGATTCCCGCACTCTACGACCTCTCGAACGTGACGCTCATTCTCATCACCGTCCACGAGGACGATCTCTTCGCAGACCTCGATGACGACACCGGACTCAACGGACGCGTCGGAAGTCGACTCCGCAGCGCCGAGAAGGTCTGTCTCGACAAGTACAGCCAAGACCAGATGTGCGACATCCTCCAGGGGCGCATCGACGCCGGGTTCCGCGACGGCGCCGTCAACGACGAGACGGTCAGCTACATCGCCGACGTCGCCGCGGGTGACGCCCGGCTCGGTATCGCGCTGCTCCGCCGGTCGGCTCGGTGGGCCGTCGAGATGCAGCACCGACAGATCACGCCCGACATCGTCGACGAGGTTGACGACGACGCGCGCGAGGAGATACACTCCCGCCACGTCGACGCACTCAGCACCCACCAACGGATGCTCTACGAGATAATCAAAGAGCGCGGCGAAATCGAAGCCGGGGAGCTTCGAGCGGAGTACGAACGACGAGCGGGCAGCAGCGCGAAGTCGGCACGGATGCGACGGAAGTATCTCCACGGCCTCCAGCGCTACAAACTCATTCGGTCTCACGGGTCCGGTCGGTGGAAACGCTACGAGATTCGCCAGTACTGA